One genomic segment of Vibrio mimicus includes these proteins:
- a CDS encoding acetyl-CoA C-acetyltransferase: protein MEKIYIVSAKRSAIGAFGGSLKDCTAGALAGQVIQAALESAKVKPESVDEVIVGNVVSAGQGMGVGRQAALAAGLPQTVPAYSINMVCGSGMKSVMDAVAHIKAGDASVVVAAGVEVMSQIPFATPAHLRDGQRMGSFEVKDLLINDGLTDVFNQYHMGVTAENIAKQFDISRQTQDEFALASQMKATAAIEAGHFKQEIVPIAVKKRRETVVFETDEYPKPATTFAALQGLRAAFDPQGTVTAGNASGINDGASAVIVASESAVKKLGLAPVAEIISYAQTGLDPKIMGLGPVSAVTQALDKAELSIDNIDLFELNEAFAAQALGVVYGLADQHDIKPEAILEKANVNGGAIALGHPLGASGNRILVSLVHELQRRHQQYGVASLCVGGGMGTAIVIKTV from the coding sequence ATGGAAAAAATTTATATCGTGAGCGCTAAGCGCTCAGCAATTGGTGCTTTTGGTGGATCATTAAAAGATTGCACAGCAGGAGCGCTTGCCGGCCAGGTAATTCAAGCCGCACTAGAATCAGCCAAGGTTAAACCAGAATCTGTTGATGAAGTGATTGTTGGAAACGTTGTTAGCGCTGGACAAGGTATGGGCGTTGGCCGACAAGCTGCATTGGCGGCTGGTTTACCGCAAACCGTGCCTGCATATAGTATCAATATGGTGTGTGGTAGCGGCATGAAATCGGTCATGGATGCTGTGGCACACATCAAAGCGGGTGATGCTTCTGTGGTGGTTGCCGCAGGTGTTGAAGTGATGTCACAAATCCCATTTGCAACTCCAGCCCATTTGCGAGATGGGCAGAGAATGGGCTCATTTGAAGTCAAAGATCTGCTTATTAACGATGGTTTGACCGATGTGTTTAACCAATATCACATGGGTGTCACTGCGGAAAATATTGCCAAGCAGTTCGACATTTCTCGCCAAACACAGGATGAGTTTGCTCTTGCTAGCCAAATGAAAGCGACTGCAGCGATTGAAGCTGGGCATTTCAAACAAGAGATCGTACCGATTGCGGTGAAAAAACGCCGTGAAACGGTGGTGTTTGAAACAGATGAATATCCCAAACCTGCAACGACTTTTGCTGCATTACAAGGCTTACGTGCCGCTTTTGATCCGCAAGGCACAGTGACAGCCGGTAATGCTTCTGGCATTAACGATGGTGCTAGCGCCGTGATTGTGGCCAGTGAGAGCGCAGTAAAAAAACTTGGTTTAGCACCAGTTGCAGAGATTATTAGCTACGCGCAAACGGGTTTAGATCCAAAAATTATGGGACTGGGGCCTGTGAGTGCCGTTACTCAGGCTTTAGATAAAGCAGAATTGTCTATCGATAATATTGACCTCTTTGAGCTTAATGAAGCCTTTGCCGCACAAGCTTTAGGTGTGGTGTATGGGCTTGCTGATCAACACGATATTAAACCAGAAGCAATATTGGAAAAAGCCAACGTAAATGGTGGTGCCATTGCGTTAGGACATCCACTTGGGGCATCTGGTAACCGTATTTTGGTTTCTTTAGTCCATGAATTACAGCGTCGCCATCAACAATATGGTGTCGCTTCTCTTTGCGTCGGTGGTGGTATGGGTACTGCTATCGTCATCAAAACTGTTTAA
- a CDS encoding phasin family protein has protein sequence MYTEFFKTFSDQTEKNFEPYIKFNKLVTKNVEVLTELQLNAIRTYSELGLAQMKAASEIKDVTSLTTFNSQQFGVLNKLSQQMMDDSKKLQNIAKEFKDDVEKLASENLKTVTPA, from the coding sequence ATGTACACGGAATTTTTCAAAACATTCAGCGATCAAACAGAAAAGAACTTCGAACCGTATATCAAGTTTAATAAGTTGGTGACCAAGAATGTTGAAGTATTGACTGAGTTGCAACTCAATGCGATCCGTACTTACAGCGAATTGGGTCTGGCGCAAATGAAAGCGGCCAGTGAAATCAAAGATGTGACATCGCTAACAACATTCAATTCTCAACAGTTCGGCGTCTTAAACAAACTCTCACAGCAAATGATGGATGACAGTAAAAAACTGCAAAACATCGCGAAAGAGTTTAAAGATGATGTTGAAAAACTTGCCTCTGAAAACCTTAAGACAGTGACCCCTGCGTAA
- a CDS encoding SDR family oxidoreductase, protein MRKIALITGSKGGIGSAISTQLVSEGYRVIATYYTGNHQCALDWFNEKQFTEDQVRLLELDVTNTEECAERLAKLLEEEGTIDVVVNNAGITRDSVFKKMPHQAWKEVIDTNLNSVFNVSQPLFAAMCEKGFGRIINISSVNGLKGQFGQTNYSAAKAGMIGFSKALAAEGARYGVTVNVIAPGYTLTPMVEQMRADVLQSIVDQVPMKRLAKPEEIASAVSYLASEAAAYITGETLSVNGGLYMR, encoded by the coding sequence ATGAGAAAAATCGCTTTGATCACAGGATCGAAAGGCGGGATTGGGTCTGCAATTTCAACCCAGTTAGTTAGTGAAGGATATCGAGTGATTGCGACTTACTACACTGGCAATCATCAATGTGCATTAGATTGGTTTAATGAAAAACAATTTACAGAGGATCAAGTACGACTTTTGGAGTTGGATGTAACCAATACAGAAGAGTGCGCTGAGCGCTTGGCTAAATTGCTTGAGGAAGAAGGCACTATTGATGTAGTGGTAAATAATGCTGGTATCACCCGCGATAGCGTATTTAAGAAAATGCCCCATCAAGCATGGAAAGAGGTCATCGATACTAACCTCAACAGCGTGTTTAATGTAAGCCAACCTCTATTTGCGGCTATGTGTGAAAAAGGGTTTGGCCGAATCATCAATATCTCCTCAGTGAATGGTTTAAAAGGCCAGTTTGGTCAAACTAACTATTCGGCTGCAAAAGCAGGCATGATCGGTTTCTCTAAAGCGCTTGCCGCAGAAGGCGCGCGTTATGGCGTTACCGTTAATGTTATCGCTCCTGGTTACACCCTCACTCCTATGGTTGAGCAGATGCGCGCTGATGTTCTGCAATCCATTGTTGATCAAGTCCCGATGAAGCGTTTAGCCAAGCCGGAAGAGATTGCAAGCGCAGTAAGTTATCTAGCTAGTGAAGCAGCGGCTTACATCACAGGGGAAACCTTGTCGGTGAATGGCGGCTTATACATGCGCTAA
- a CDS encoding class I poly(R)-hydroxyalkanoic acid synthase, producing MFQHAFTDYLVQLQQVNQRWWKEVEQSKAAVNSPLNKAMQEVNLEDSLKFFEQAVNQPAALLKLQTQWWEQQLQIWQKVVLESKVQSIMEAEKGDKRFSHEAWQQDPFFNFIKQSYLLFSKTYLDTINAIEGLDEKAKERILFFSRQMINALSPSNFIATNPELLRLTLEKNGENLIAGLEQLKEDVASSADILKIRMTNNNAFRLGEDVANTPGEVVFKNDVFELIQYKPLTEQVAVTPLLIVPPFINKYYILDLREKNSMVRWLLEQGHSVFMISWRNPGAAQAQVNFEDYVLEGVVKAVNAIESITGQEQINAAGYCIGGTVLATTIAYYAAKRMKKRIKTASFFTTLLDFSQPGEVGAYINDTIIRAIEAQNNAKGYMDGRSLSVTFSLLRENSLYWNYYVDNYLKGQSPVDFDLLYWNSDSTNVAGACHNFLLRELYLENKLVQEKGVKVGGVWIDLDKIKVPSYFISTKEDHIALWQGTYRGALRTGGNKTFVLGESGHIAGIVNHPEKRKYGYWVNDALDDSAEDWLETAQHREGSWWVHWNEWLNGFAEEAKVEPYSLGNTDYPVLYAAPGEYVKQVLPIQES from the coding sequence ATGTTCCAACATGCCTTTACGGACTACCTTGTCCAACTGCAACAAGTGAACCAGCGTTGGTGGAAAGAGGTTGAACAGAGCAAAGCAGCCGTTAATTCCCCACTCAATAAAGCGATGCAAGAAGTGAATCTGGAAGACTCGCTCAAATTCTTTGAGCAAGCCGTGAATCAGCCAGCTGCTCTGCTGAAATTGCAAACTCAGTGGTGGGAACAACAACTGCAAATTTGGCAGAAGGTCGTTCTTGAGTCCAAAGTTCAATCGATCATGGAAGCGGAAAAAGGGGATAAGCGTTTTAGCCATGAAGCGTGGCAACAAGATCCCTTTTTCAATTTCATCAAACAATCCTATCTGCTGTTCAGTAAGACTTATTTAGACACCATCAATGCAATCGAAGGGCTTGATGAAAAAGCCAAAGAGCGGATCCTGTTCTTCTCACGTCAGATGATTAATGCACTGTCGCCTAGCAATTTTATTGCGACTAACCCAGAGTTATTGCGTCTGACTTTAGAAAAAAATGGAGAAAACCTCATCGCAGGCCTTGAGCAGTTGAAAGAGGATGTTGCTTCAAGTGCTGATATCCTCAAAATCCGCATGACCAACAATAACGCTTTCCGTCTGGGTGAAGATGTCGCGAATACGCCTGGCGAAGTAGTGTTTAAGAATGATGTCTTTGAACTCATTCAATACAAACCTTTGACTGAGCAAGTAGCGGTGACTCCGCTTTTGATTGTTCCTCCTTTTATCAACAAGTACTACATTCTCGATTTGCGTGAGAAAAATTCCATGGTGCGCTGGCTGTTAGAGCAAGGGCATAGCGTATTTATGATCTCATGGCGCAATCCGGGAGCTGCACAAGCGCAAGTCAATTTTGAAGACTATGTGCTTGAAGGTGTTGTGAAAGCGGTGAATGCGATTGAATCGATCACCGGGCAAGAGCAGATCAATGCTGCGGGCTACTGTATTGGTGGCACGGTATTAGCCACAACAATTGCTTATTACGCTGCGAAGCGTATGAAAAAACGGATCAAAACGGCGAGCTTCTTTACCACCTTGCTTGATTTTTCTCAGCCGGGAGAAGTGGGTGCCTATATTAATGACACCATTATCCGCGCAATTGAGGCACAAAATAATGCCAAAGGGTATATGGATGGGCGCTCGCTCAGCGTGACATTCAGCTTACTGCGTGAAAATAGCCTGTACTGGAATTATTACGTGGACAACTACCTGAAAGGGCAGAGTCCTGTGGATTTTGATCTTTTGTATTGGAACAGTGACAGCACTAATGTGGCTGGAGCTTGCCATAACTTCTTGCTACGTGAACTCTATCTTGAAAACAAACTTGTTCAAGAGAAGGGAGTGAAAGTTGGTGGAGTATGGATTGATTTAGATAAAATCAAAGTTCCGAGTTATTTCATTTCGACGAAGGAAGATCACATCGCACTATGGCAAGGCACTTACCGTGGCGCGTTGCGTACTGGTGGTAACAAAACTTTCGTGCTGGGTGAATCCGGCCACATTGCTGGAATCGTCAATCATCCTGAAAAACGTAAATATGGTTACTGGGTCAACGATGCTTTGGATGATTCTGCTGAAGATTGGTTAGAAACCGCTCAGCATCGTGAAGGCTCGTGGTGGGTACACTGGAATGAATGGCTAAATGGCTTCGCTGAAGAGGCCAAAGTAGAGCCTTATTCATTAGGTAATACTGATTATCCTGTGCTTTATGCCGCTCCGGGAGAATATGTAAAGCAAGTTCTTCCGATTCAAGAGTCATAA